In Propionicimonas paludicola, a single window of DNA contains:
- a CDS encoding GNAT family N-acetyltransferase: MLTFGDLSEAEAPAVQALLESNPGYTERVSGRPPAPGDGLEVLLDGPPDLTPGQKHCFGAWLDATLVGVVDVLQSWPNQQTAHVGLLLVHGAHEGEGIGRALHDYTLSQVRGWEGVDTLRLGIVETNAAAAEPFWSKLGYRPTGRVVPFIEGPVKTTVAVWTRPLED, from the coding sequence ATGCTGACCTTCGGTGACCTGAGTGAGGCGGAAGCCCCTGCGGTCCAGGCGCTGCTGGAGTCCAACCCCGGATACACCGAGCGGGTCTCCGGACGTCCGCCGGCTCCCGGTGACGGCCTCGAGGTGCTCCTCGACGGTCCACCCGACCTGACGCCCGGCCAGAAGCACTGCTTCGGGGCCTGGCTGGACGCCACCCTGGTCGGCGTCGTGGACGTCCTGCAGTCCTGGCCGAACCAGCAGACGGCTCACGTTGGGCTGCTGCTCGTCCACGGCGCCCACGAAGGCGAAGGCATCGGACGCGCGCTGCACGACTACACCCTCAGCCAGGTGCGCGGCTGGGAGGGCGTCGACACCCTGCGGCTGGGCATTGTCGAGACGAATGCCGCCGCCGCAGAGCCGTTCTGGTCGAAGCTCGGCTACCGGCCCACCGGCCGAGTCGTCCCGTTCATCGAAGGCCCGGTCAAGACCACGGTCGCGGTCTGGACCCGTCCGCTGGAGGACTAG